One Athene noctua chromosome 28, bAthNoc1.hap1.1, whole genome shotgun sequence DNA window includes the following coding sequences:
- the SEMA4C gene encoding semaphorin-4C isoform X2, whose protein sequence is MAPHRLLALASLLALATAATASGSSWSAVPRKTVPYAELKDAAKRFSQGGVSHYLTLTLDEAEALLYVGAREAVFALATGTVELKAAISWEAPVDKKAECIQKGKNNQTDCFNYVRFLQSYNSSHLYACGTYAFQPKCTYIELSGFTLDQVAFEDGKGKCPYDPTKGHTGLIVDGELYSATFNNFLGTEPVILRNLGPHYSMKTEYLTSWLNEPHFVASAYVQESAASSTGDDDKVYFFFSERAVEYDCYAEQVVARVARVCKGDVGGARTLQKKWTTFLKARLVCSAPEQQLHFNRLQAVFTLPGADWQDTTFFGVFQARWGDVDVSAICRYHILEVKKAFEGPYKEYREQAQKWGRYSDEVPSPRPGACITDWHRQNGFASSLELPDNTLNFAKKHPLMDEPILPHRGRPLLLKKDANFTQLVVDRVPGLDGAIYEVLFIGTGDGWVHKALNLGARVHLVEELQVFEPAQPVESLVLAGRKKLLFAGSRFQVAQLPLADCGRYQSCTDCVLARDPYCAWSHNASLCVRTDGLNGSQLVQDVLSSDTRACTLPQVAKQGPITPKNVTVVAGTDLVLTCRLGSNLAQALWTFEGRALAAEQALVLRDARLRALVVPGAGAQHSGTYRCFSEEQGARLGGEVYRVAVLAGAGVPLETRAPLESLGLVWVVAVCLGALCLVLVLVVLSLWRRLREELGKGAKAIESTLVYPIELPKEPPSPRFVPSAASDSDEKLWDPASYYYSDGSLKIVPGHAACRNGGPPGAASPPNAIPGQPLHSPTRIHLGPLRGSSSNGYIRLALGAEERPPCADLAEELRRKLQQRQPLPDSNPEESSV, encoded by the exons ATGGCCCCCCACCGGCTGCTGGCCCTCGCCTCGCTGCTGGCCCTCGCCACCGCTGCCACCGCCTCGGGGTCCTCATGGAGCGCCGTGCCCCGAAAAACTGTCCCCTACGCGG AGCTGAAGGACGCGGCCAAGCGCTTCTCGCAGGGGGGGGTCTCGCACTACCTGACGCTGACGCTGGACGAGGCCGAGGCGCTGCTCTACGTGGGCGCCCGCGAGGCCGTTTTCGCCCTGGCCACCGGCACCGTGGAGCTCAAGGCCGCG ATCTCCTGGGAAGCCCCCGTGGATAAGAAAGCTGAGTGCATCCAGAAGGGCAAGAACAACCAG acCGACTGCTTCAACTACGTGCGCTTCCTGCAGAGCTACAACAGCTCTCACCTCTACGCCTGCGGCACCTACGCCTTCCAGCCCAAGTGCACCTATATC GAACTGTCCGGCTTCACCCTGGACCAAGTGGCTTTTGAGGACGGCAAGGGGAAGTGTCCGTACGACCCCACCAAGGGACACACCGGCCTCATCGTGG ACGGGGAGCTGTACTCGGCCACCTTCAACAACTTCTTGGGCACGGAGCCCGTCATCCTCCGCAACTTGGGCCCCCACTACTCCATGAAGACGGAGTATCTCACCTCCTGGCTGAACG agCCCCACTTCGTGGCTTCGGCTTACGTGCAGGAGAGCGCAGCCAGCAGCACCGGGGATGACGACAAGGTTTACTTCTTCTTCAGCGAGCGGGCGGTGGAGTACGACTGCTACGCGGAGCAAGTGGTGGCCCGCGTGGCACGGGTCTGCAAG GGGGACGTCGGCGGTGCCCGGACGCTGCAGAAGAAGTGGACGACCTTCCTGAAGGCTCGTTTGGTGTGTTCGGCGCCTGAGCAGCAGCTCCATTTCAACCGCCTCCAGGCTGTCTTCACCCTGCCGGGGGCCGATTGGCAGGACACCACTTTTTTCGGAGTCTTCCAGGCCCGCTG GGGGGATGTGGATGTCTCGGCGATTTGTCGCTATCACATCCTGGAGGTGAAGAAAGCGTTTGAGGGACCCTACAAGGAATACCGGGAGCAGGCGCAGAAGTGGGGCCGGTACTCGGATGAGGTACCGAGCCCCCGTCCCGGCGCG TGCATCACCGACTGGCACCGTCAGAACGGCTTCGCCAGCTCCCTCGAGCTGCCCGACAACACCCTCAACTTCGCCAAGAAGCACCCGCTGATGGACGAGCCCATCCTGCCTCACCGCGGGCGCCCGCTTCTCCTCAAAAAAGACGCCAACTTCACCCAGCTGGTGGTAGATCGAGTGCCGGGGCTGGATGGTGCCATCTACGAGGTGCTTTTCATCGGCACAG GTGACGGCTGGGTGCACAAGGCGCTGAACCTGGGCGCTCGCGTCCATCTGGTGGAGGAGCTGCAGGTTTTCGAGCCAGCGCAGCCCGTGGAGAGCCTGGTCCTGGCCGGGCGGAAG AAGCTGCTCTTCGCCGGCTCCCGTTTCCAAGTGGCCCAGTTGCCCCTGGCTGACTGCGGCCGCTACCAGTCGTGCACGGACTGTGTCCTCGCCCGGGATCCCTACTGCGCCTGGAGCCACAACGCCAGCCTCTGCGTCCGCACCGACGGCCTCAACGG GTCCCAGCTGGTCCAGGACGTGCTGAGCTCCGACACCCGCGCCTGCACCCTGCCGCAGGTGGCCAAGCAAG GGCCCATCACCCCTAAAAACGTGACGGTGGTGGCGGGCACCGACCTGGTGCTGACGTGCCGTTTGGGTTCCAACCTGGCGCAGGCGCTCTGGACCTTCGAGGGGCGGGCGCTGGCGGCCGAGCAGGCCCTGGTGCTGCGCGACGCTCGCCTGAGAGCCCTGGTGGTGCCGGGTGCCGGGGCGCAGCACAGCGGCACGTACCGTTGCTTTTCGGAGGAACAGGGCGCCCGTTTGGGCGGGGAGGTGTATCGGGTGGCCGTGTTGGCCGGCGCCGGGGTGCCGCTGGAAACGCGGGCGCCgctggagagcctggggctggTGTGGGTGGTGGCCGTGTGCCTGGGCGCCCTGTgcctggtgctggtgctggtggtgctctCGCTTTGGCGGCGGTTGCGGGAAGAGCTCGGCAAAGGCGCCAAAGCCATCGAGAGCACCCTGGTGTACCCCATCGAGCTGCCCAAGGAGCCCCCCAGTCCTCGTTTCGTGCCCAGCGCCGCCTCCGACTCGGATGAGAAGCTCTGGGACCCGGCCAGTTACTACTACTCGGACGGCTCGCTTAAAATCGTGCCGGGTCACGCCGCTTGCCGTAACGGCGGCCCCCCCGGCGCCGCTTCGCCGCCCAACGCCATTCCCGGCCAACCCCTTCACTCGCCCACCCGCATCCACCTGGGTCCCCTGCGCGGTTCTTCCTCCAACGGCTACATCCGCCTGGCGCTGGGCGCCGAGGAGCGGCCGCCCTGCGCCGATCTAGCCGAGGAGCTGCGGCGTAAACTGCAGCAGCGTCAGCCCCTGCCCGACTCCAACCCCGAGGAGTCGTCGGTTTGA
- the SEMA4C gene encoding semaphorin-4C isoform X1 — protein sequence MPRNPNGGPGVSLCVCVCVPLPVPSVMAPHRLLALASLLALATAATASGSSWSAVPRKTVPYAELKDAAKRFSQGGVSHYLTLTLDEAEALLYVGAREAVFALATGTVELKAAISWEAPVDKKAECIQKGKNNQTDCFNYVRFLQSYNSSHLYACGTYAFQPKCTYIELSGFTLDQVAFEDGKGKCPYDPTKGHTGLIVDGELYSATFNNFLGTEPVILRNLGPHYSMKTEYLTSWLNEPHFVASAYVQESAASSTGDDDKVYFFFSERAVEYDCYAEQVVARVARVCKGDVGGARTLQKKWTTFLKARLVCSAPEQQLHFNRLQAVFTLPGADWQDTTFFGVFQARWGDVDVSAICRYHILEVKKAFEGPYKEYREQAQKWGRYSDEVPSPRPGACITDWHRQNGFASSLELPDNTLNFAKKHPLMDEPILPHRGRPLLLKKDANFTQLVVDRVPGLDGAIYEVLFIGTGDGWVHKALNLGARVHLVEELQVFEPAQPVESLVLAGRKKLLFAGSRFQVAQLPLADCGRYQSCTDCVLARDPYCAWSHNASLCVRTDGLNGSQLVQDVLSSDTRACTLPQVAKQGPITPKNVTVVAGTDLVLTCRLGSNLAQALWTFEGRALAAEQALVLRDARLRALVVPGAGAQHSGTYRCFSEEQGARLGGEVYRVAVLAGAGVPLETRAPLESLGLVWVVAVCLGALCLVLVLVVLSLWRRLREELGKGAKAIESTLVYPIELPKEPPSPRFVPSAASDSDEKLWDPASYYYSDGSLKIVPGHAACRNGGPPGAASPPNAIPGQPLHSPTRIHLGPLRGSSSNGYIRLALGAEERPPCADLAEELRRKLQQRQPLPDSNPEESSV from the exons ATGCCCCGTAACCCTAACGGGGGGCCGggcgtgtctctgtgtgtgtgtgtgtgtgtccccctccccgtccccagcGTCATGGCCCCCCACCGGCTGCTGGCCCTCGCCTCGCTGCTGGCCCTCGCCACCGCTGCCACCGCCTCGGGGTCCTCATGGAGCGCCGTGCCCCGAAAAACTGTCCCCTACGCGG AGCTGAAGGACGCGGCCAAGCGCTTCTCGCAGGGGGGGGTCTCGCACTACCTGACGCTGACGCTGGACGAGGCCGAGGCGCTGCTCTACGTGGGCGCCCGCGAGGCCGTTTTCGCCCTGGCCACCGGCACCGTGGAGCTCAAGGCCGCG ATCTCCTGGGAAGCCCCCGTGGATAAGAAAGCTGAGTGCATCCAGAAGGGCAAGAACAACCAG acCGACTGCTTCAACTACGTGCGCTTCCTGCAGAGCTACAACAGCTCTCACCTCTACGCCTGCGGCACCTACGCCTTCCAGCCCAAGTGCACCTATATC GAACTGTCCGGCTTCACCCTGGACCAAGTGGCTTTTGAGGACGGCAAGGGGAAGTGTCCGTACGACCCCACCAAGGGACACACCGGCCTCATCGTGG ACGGGGAGCTGTACTCGGCCACCTTCAACAACTTCTTGGGCACGGAGCCCGTCATCCTCCGCAACTTGGGCCCCCACTACTCCATGAAGACGGAGTATCTCACCTCCTGGCTGAACG agCCCCACTTCGTGGCTTCGGCTTACGTGCAGGAGAGCGCAGCCAGCAGCACCGGGGATGACGACAAGGTTTACTTCTTCTTCAGCGAGCGGGCGGTGGAGTACGACTGCTACGCGGAGCAAGTGGTGGCCCGCGTGGCACGGGTCTGCAAG GGGGACGTCGGCGGTGCCCGGACGCTGCAGAAGAAGTGGACGACCTTCCTGAAGGCTCGTTTGGTGTGTTCGGCGCCTGAGCAGCAGCTCCATTTCAACCGCCTCCAGGCTGTCTTCACCCTGCCGGGGGCCGATTGGCAGGACACCACTTTTTTCGGAGTCTTCCAGGCCCGCTG GGGGGATGTGGATGTCTCGGCGATTTGTCGCTATCACATCCTGGAGGTGAAGAAAGCGTTTGAGGGACCCTACAAGGAATACCGGGAGCAGGCGCAGAAGTGGGGCCGGTACTCGGATGAGGTACCGAGCCCCCGTCCCGGCGCG TGCATCACCGACTGGCACCGTCAGAACGGCTTCGCCAGCTCCCTCGAGCTGCCCGACAACACCCTCAACTTCGCCAAGAAGCACCCGCTGATGGACGAGCCCATCCTGCCTCACCGCGGGCGCCCGCTTCTCCTCAAAAAAGACGCCAACTTCACCCAGCTGGTGGTAGATCGAGTGCCGGGGCTGGATGGTGCCATCTACGAGGTGCTTTTCATCGGCACAG GTGACGGCTGGGTGCACAAGGCGCTGAACCTGGGCGCTCGCGTCCATCTGGTGGAGGAGCTGCAGGTTTTCGAGCCAGCGCAGCCCGTGGAGAGCCTGGTCCTGGCCGGGCGGAAG AAGCTGCTCTTCGCCGGCTCCCGTTTCCAAGTGGCCCAGTTGCCCCTGGCTGACTGCGGCCGCTACCAGTCGTGCACGGACTGTGTCCTCGCCCGGGATCCCTACTGCGCCTGGAGCCACAACGCCAGCCTCTGCGTCCGCACCGACGGCCTCAACGG GTCCCAGCTGGTCCAGGACGTGCTGAGCTCCGACACCCGCGCCTGCACCCTGCCGCAGGTGGCCAAGCAAG GGCCCATCACCCCTAAAAACGTGACGGTGGTGGCGGGCACCGACCTGGTGCTGACGTGCCGTTTGGGTTCCAACCTGGCGCAGGCGCTCTGGACCTTCGAGGGGCGGGCGCTGGCGGCCGAGCAGGCCCTGGTGCTGCGCGACGCTCGCCTGAGAGCCCTGGTGGTGCCGGGTGCCGGGGCGCAGCACAGCGGCACGTACCGTTGCTTTTCGGAGGAACAGGGCGCCCGTTTGGGCGGGGAGGTGTATCGGGTGGCCGTGTTGGCCGGCGCCGGGGTGCCGCTGGAAACGCGGGCGCCgctggagagcctggggctggTGTGGGTGGTGGCCGTGTGCCTGGGCGCCCTGTgcctggtgctggtgctggtggtgctctCGCTTTGGCGGCGGTTGCGGGAAGAGCTCGGCAAAGGCGCCAAAGCCATCGAGAGCACCCTGGTGTACCCCATCGAGCTGCCCAAGGAGCCCCCCAGTCCTCGTTTCGTGCCCAGCGCCGCCTCCGACTCGGATGAGAAGCTCTGGGACCCGGCCAGTTACTACTACTCGGACGGCTCGCTTAAAATCGTGCCGGGTCACGCCGCTTGCCGTAACGGCGGCCCCCCCGGCGCCGCTTCGCCGCCCAACGCCATTCCCGGCCAACCCCTTCACTCGCCCACCCGCATCCACCTGGGTCCCCTGCGCGGTTCTTCCTCCAACGGCTACATCCGCCTGGCGCTGGGCGCCGAGGAGCGGCCGCCCTGCGCCGATCTAGCCGAGGAGCTGCGGCGTAAACTGCAGCAGCGTCAGCCCCTGCCCGACTCCAACCCCGAGGAGTCGTCGGTTTGA
- the CNNM4 gene encoding metal transporter CNNM4 isoform X2: MRLEESTKPAAGAPARGPIRVTEGSELLLRLYGLGLGPRTGERVAFAELRPAANASVPNGTCPERSQDLLVQPGPAEARDTSALLRVRVQPLRKDEQAKTYVLCTQRRPGQPWLPHQGPDGRIVVLEEKKSLLPLWLQVILIAGLLVLSGMFSGLNLGLMALDPMELRIVQNCGTDKEKRYARKIEPIRRKGNYLLCSLLLGNVLVNTTLTILLDDLIGSGIGAVVASTIGIVIFGEIVPQALCSRHGLAVGANTIVVTKLFMLVTFPLSYPISKLLDCILGQEIGTVYNREKLVEMLKVTEPYNDLVREELNMIQGALELRTKTVEDVMTPLQNCFMINSDATLDFNTMSEIMASGYTRIPVYEDERSNIMDILYVKDLAFVDPDDCTPLKTITKFYNHPVHVVFHDTKLDAMLEEFKKGKSHLAIVQKVNNEGEGDPFYEVLGLVTLEDVIEEIIKSEILDESDTCTDNGRKKRVGNQKNKRDFSAFKDPVNELKVKVSPQLLLAAHRFLSTEVTLFTPNLISEKILLRLLKYSNVIQELKFDEENKKSPHHFLYCKNKAADYFILILQGKVEVEAGRECMKFEMGAFSYYGVMALSPPPVSALPAQPRRPSTKQGSLFARLTEVRSPSHVSSLNRSASLSYHERSDSISSPTSGSNNQLNAGTGAQYVADFSVRALTDLQFVKITRQEYQNGLMASRMDSCPQSPDSNAPKPDAGLPEKPEPSATADETTSLLNERNCLSRRSNHSPLENSI, from the exons ATGCGGCTGGAGGAGAGCACGaagccggcggcgggggctccgGCCCGCGGGCCCATCCGTGTCACGGAGGGCAGTGAGCTGCTGCTCCGCCTCTacgggctggggctgggccctcGCACCGGCGAACGGGTGGCCTTCGCCGAACTGCGACCGGCCGCCAACGCTTCGGTTCCCAACGGCACCTGCCCCGAGCGCTCCCAGGACCTGCTGGtgcagcccggcccggccgaggCCCGCGACACCTCGGCCCTGCTGCGGGTCCGCGTCCAGCCTCTGCGCAAGGACGAGCAGGCCAAGACCTACGTCCTCTGCACCCAGCGCCGCCCCGGCCAACCCTGGTTGCCCCATCAAGGCCCCGACGGTCGCATCGTGGTGTTGGAGGAGAAGAAGTCGCTGCTGCCCCTCTGGCTGCAGGTGATCCTCATCGCCGGGCTGCTGGTGCTGTCGGGGATGTTCAGCGGCCTCAACCTGGGCCTCATGGCGCTGGATCCCATGGAGCTGCGCATCGTGCAGAACTGCGGCACCGATAAGGAGAAGCGTTACGCCCGGAAGATCGAACCCATCCGCCGTAAAGGGAACTATTTGCTCTGTTCCTTGCTGTTGGGTAACGTGCTGGTTAACACCACCCTCACCATCCTCCTCGATGACCTCATCGGCTCCGGCATCGGCGCCGTCGTTGCCTCCACCATCGGCATCGTCATCTTCGGGGAGATCGTGCCCCAGGCGCTCTGCTCCCGCCACGGCCTGGCCGTGGGTGCCAACACCATCGTGGTCACCAAATTATTCATGCTGGTGACGTTCCCCCTCTCCTACCCCATCAGCAAGCTCCTCGACTGCATCCTGGGCCAGGAGATCGGCACCGTCTACAACCGGGAGAAGCTGGTGGAGATGTTGAAGGTGACGGAACCCTACAACGACCTGGTGAGGGAAGAGCTCAACATGATCCAGGGAGCCTTGGAGCTGCGCACCAAGACAGTGGAGGACGTGATGACTCCGTTGCAGAACTGCTTCATGATAAACAGCGACGCCACCCTGGACTTCAACACCATGTCGGAGATCATGGCGAGCGGCTACACCCGCATCCCAGTCTACGAGGACGAGCGTTCCAACATCATGGATATTCTCTACGTCAAGGACCTGGCTTTTGTCGACCCTGACGACTGCACCCCCCTCAAAACCATCACCAAATTCTACAACCACCCCGTCCACGTCGTCTTTCATGACACCAAGCTGGATGCCATGCTGGAGGAGTTCAAAAAGG GGAAATCCCACCTGGCCATTGTGCAGAAGGTGAACAACGAGGGCGAGGGAGATCCCTTCTACGAGGTGCTGGGGCTGGTGACGCTGGAGGACGTCATTGAGGAGATCATCAAGTCAGAGATCCTGGACGAGTCGGATACATGCA CCGACAATGGCAGGAAGAAGCGGGTGGGCAACCAGAAGAACAAGAGGGACTTCTCGGCCTTCAAAGACCCCGTCAACGAGCTGAAGGTGAAGGTCTCCccgcagctgctgctggctgctcaCCGCTTCCTCTCCACGG AGGTGACACTCTTCACCCCCAACCTAATCTCGGAGAAGATCCTGCTGCGGCTCCTCAAATACTCCAACGTCATCCAGGAGCTAAAGTTCGACGAGGAGAACAAGAAATCCCCACACCACTTCCTCTACTGCAAGAACAAGGCAGCTGACTACTTCATTCTCATCCTGCAG GGCAAGGTGGAGGTGGAGGCCGGCAGGGAATGCATGAAGTTTGAAATGGGAGCTTTCTCCTATTACGGGGTGATGGCCCTTAGCCCCCCTCCGGTATCTG ccctcccagcccagccccgacGCCCATCCACAAAGCAAGGGTCATTATTTGCCAGGTTGACAG AGGTCCGCTCCCCGTCCCACGTCAGCAGCCTGAACCGCTCGGCCTCCCTCAGCTACCACGAACGCTCCGACTCCATCTCCTCCCCCACCAGCGGCAGCAACAACCAGCTCAACGCCGGCACTGGCGCCCAGTACGTGGCCGACTTCAGCGTCCGCGCTCTCACCGACCTCCAGTTCGTCAAG atcaCACGGCAGGAATACCAGAACGGCCTGATGGCCTCCCGCATGGACAGTTGTCCCCAATCCCCTGACAGCAATGCTCCCAAACCAGACGCCGGTTTACCAGAGAAACCGGAACCTTCCGCCACTGCCGACGAGACCACCAGTCTCCTGAACGAGAGGAACTGCCTGAGCCGCCGGAGCAACCACAGCCCCCTGGAGAACTCCATCtga
- the LOC141971235 gene encoding metal transporter CNNM3-like isoform X2, whose protein sequence is MCQQPAPQHCKEYFSLLRRAHGIAMAKLSPQQLLTTQRFLVGELEFNPARISAGITQELKFNKNNHVALGQYPYHRHHPLCHFILILQGCEETEIRG, encoded by the exons ATGTGCCAGCAGCCGGCCCCACAGCACTGCAAGGAGTATTTCTCCTTGTTGAGGAGAGCTCATGGCATTGCCATGGCAAAGCTCTCCCCGCAGCAGCTGCTGACCACACAGCGCTTCCTGGTCGGAG AGCTGGAGTTCAACCCAGCCCGCATCTCTGCTGGCATCACTCAGGagctgaagttcaacaagaacaaCCATGTCGCCCTGGGGCAGTACCCGTACCACCGCCACCATCCCCTCTGCCACTTCATCCTCATCCTGCAG GGCTGCGAGGAGACAGAGATCAGGGGCTGA
- the LOC141971235 gene encoding metal transporter CNNM3-like isoform X1: MSRGEIQMCQQPAPQHCKEYFSLLRRAHGIAMAKLSPQQLLTTQRFLVGELEFNPARISAGITQELKFNKNNHVALGQYPYHRHHPLCHFILILQGCEETEIRG; encoded by the exons ATGAGTAGAG GTGAGATTCAGATGTGCCAGCAGCCGGCCCCACAGCACTGCAAGGAGTATTTCTCCTTGTTGAGGAGAGCTCATGGCATTGCCATGGCAAAGCTCTCCCCGCAGCAGCTGCTGACCACACAGCGCTTCCTGGTCGGAG AGCTGGAGTTCAACCCAGCCCGCATCTCTGCTGGCATCACTCAGGagctgaagttcaacaagaacaaCCATGTCGCCCTGGGGCAGTACCCGTACCACCGCCACCATCCCCTCTGCCACTTCATCCTCATCCTGCAG GGCTGCGAGGAGACAGAGATCAGGGGCTGA
- the CNNM4 gene encoding metal transporter CNNM4 isoform X1, whose translation MAPGGGRRRSGGGDGGGGPGGARGGGGGGGAPSSPPLLPPLLLLLALPGGAVPSGDSVILGMRLEESTKPAAGAPARGPIRVTEGSELLLRLYGLGLGPRTGERVAFAELRPAANASVPNGTCPERSQDLLVQPGPAEARDTSALLRVRVQPLRKDEQAKTYVLCTQRRPGQPWLPHQGPDGRIVVLEEKKSLLPLWLQVILIAGLLVLSGMFSGLNLGLMALDPMELRIVQNCGTDKEKRYARKIEPIRRKGNYLLCSLLLGNVLVNTTLTILLDDLIGSGIGAVVASTIGIVIFGEIVPQALCSRHGLAVGANTIVVTKLFMLVTFPLSYPISKLLDCILGQEIGTVYNREKLVEMLKVTEPYNDLVREELNMIQGALELRTKTVEDVMTPLQNCFMINSDATLDFNTMSEIMASGYTRIPVYEDERSNIMDILYVKDLAFVDPDDCTPLKTITKFYNHPVHVVFHDTKLDAMLEEFKKGKSHLAIVQKVNNEGEGDPFYEVLGLVTLEDVIEEIIKSEILDESDTCTDNGRKKRVGNQKNKRDFSAFKDPVNELKVKVSPQLLLAAHRFLSTEVTLFTPNLISEKILLRLLKYSNVIQELKFDEENKKSPHHFLYCKNKAADYFILILQGKVEVEAGRECMKFEMGAFSYYGVMALSPPPVSEVRSPSHVSSLNRSASLSYHERSDSISSPTSGSNNQLNAGTGAQYVADFSVRALTDLQFVKITRQEYQNGLMASRMDSCPQSPDSNAPKPDAGLPEKPEPSATADETTSLLNERNCLSRRSNHSPLENSI comes from the exons ATggcgccgggcggcgggcggcggcgcagcGGCGGCGGTGacggggggggcggccccggcggggcccgggggggcggcggcggcggcggggccccgtCGTCTCCTCCGTTGCTGCCGCcgctgttgctgctgctggcgctgcccgGCGGGGCGGTACCGTCGGGGGACAGCGTGATCCTGGGGATGCGGCTGGAGGAGAGCACGaagccggcggcgggggctccgGCCCGCGGGCCCATCCGTGTCACGGAGGGCAGTGAGCTGCTGCTCCGCCTCTacgggctggggctgggccctcGCACCGGCGAACGGGTGGCCTTCGCCGAACTGCGACCGGCCGCCAACGCTTCGGTTCCCAACGGCACCTGCCCCGAGCGCTCCCAGGACCTGCTGGtgcagcccggcccggccgaggCCCGCGACACCTCGGCCCTGCTGCGGGTCCGCGTCCAGCCTCTGCGCAAGGACGAGCAGGCCAAGACCTACGTCCTCTGCACCCAGCGCCGCCCCGGCCAACCCTGGTTGCCCCATCAAGGCCCCGACGGTCGCATCGTGGTGTTGGAGGAGAAGAAGTCGCTGCTGCCCCTCTGGCTGCAGGTGATCCTCATCGCCGGGCTGCTGGTGCTGTCGGGGATGTTCAGCGGCCTCAACCTGGGCCTCATGGCGCTGGATCCCATGGAGCTGCGCATCGTGCAGAACTGCGGCACCGATAAGGAGAAGCGTTACGCCCGGAAGATCGAACCCATCCGCCGTAAAGGGAACTATTTGCTCTGTTCCTTGCTGTTGGGTAACGTGCTGGTTAACACCACCCTCACCATCCTCCTCGATGACCTCATCGGCTCCGGCATCGGCGCCGTCGTTGCCTCCACCATCGGCATCGTCATCTTCGGGGAGATCGTGCCCCAGGCGCTCTGCTCCCGCCACGGCCTGGCCGTGGGTGCCAACACCATCGTGGTCACCAAATTATTCATGCTGGTGACGTTCCCCCTCTCCTACCCCATCAGCAAGCTCCTCGACTGCATCCTGGGCCAGGAGATCGGCACCGTCTACAACCGGGAGAAGCTGGTGGAGATGTTGAAGGTGACGGAACCCTACAACGACCTGGTGAGGGAAGAGCTCAACATGATCCAGGGAGCCTTGGAGCTGCGCACCAAGACAGTGGAGGACGTGATGACTCCGTTGCAGAACTGCTTCATGATAAACAGCGACGCCACCCTGGACTTCAACACCATGTCGGAGATCATGGCGAGCGGCTACACCCGCATCCCAGTCTACGAGGACGAGCGTTCCAACATCATGGATATTCTCTACGTCAAGGACCTGGCTTTTGTCGACCCTGACGACTGCACCCCCCTCAAAACCATCACCAAATTCTACAACCACCCCGTCCACGTCGTCTTTCATGACACCAAGCTGGATGCCATGCTGGAGGAGTTCAAAAAGG GGAAATCCCACCTGGCCATTGTGCAGAAGGTGAACAACGAGGGCGAGGGAGATCCCTTCTACGAGGTGCTGGGGCTGGTGACGCTGGAGGACGTCATTGAGGAGATCATCAAGTCAGAGATCCTGGACGAGTCGGATACATGCA CCGACAATGGCAGGAAGAAGCGGGTGGGCAACCAGAAGAACAAGAGGGACTTCTCGGCCTTCAAAGACCCCGTCAACGAGCTGAAGGTGAAGGTCTCCccgcagctgctgctggctgctcaCCGCTTCCTCTCCACGG AGGTGACACTCTTCACCCCCAACCTAATCTCGGAGAAGATCCTGCTGCGGCTCCTCAAATACTCCAACGTCATCCAGGAGCTAAAGTTCGACGAGGAGAACAAGAAATCCCCACACCACTTCCTCTACTGCAAGAACAAGGCAGCTGACTACTTCATTCTCATCCTGCAG GGCAAGGTGGAGGTGGAGGCCGGCAGGGAATGCATGAAGTTTGAAATGGGAGCTTTCTCCTATTACGGGGTGATGGCCCTTAGCCCCCCTCCGGTATCTG AGGTCCGCTCCCCGTCCCACGTCAGCAGCCTGAACCGCTCGGCCTCCCTCAGCTACCACGAACGCTCCGACTCCATCTCCTCCCCCACCAGCGGCAGCAACAACCAGCTCAACGCCGGCACTGGCGCCCAGTACGTGGCCGACTTCAGCGTCCGCGCTCTCACCGACCTCCAGTTCGTCAAG atcaCACGGCAGGAATACCAGAACGGCCTGATGGCCTCCCGCATGGACAGTTGTCCCCAATCCCCTGACAGCAATGCTCCCAAACCAGACGCCGGTTTACCAGAGAAACCGGAACCTTCCGCCACTGCCGACGAGACCACCAGTCTCCTGAACGAGAGGAACTGCCTGAGCCGCCGGAGCAACCACAGCCCCCTGGAGAACTCCATCtga
- the ANKRD39 gene encoding ankyrin repeat domain-containing protein 39: MAAGRRSPPGPCCPSRVAVPSVHQSLPEMDFERGIWSAARDGDEPRVLQLLERRGEPSRPDLAGYTALHYASRNGHLGVCRLLLQRGARCDARTPGGATPLHRASYCGHLAIARLLLAHGADPATADEDGRTSLHKAAERGHRELCALLLRHSPALAGIRDAKGRRPHDVADPAVRDLLDT, from the exons ATGGCGGCGGGCCGCCGTTCGCCGCCCGGTCCCTGCTGCCCGTCGCGGGTAGCGGTGCCCAGCGTGCACCAGAGCCTCCCCGAGATGGACTTCGAGCGGG ggATCTGGTCGGCGGCGCGGGACGGCGACGAGCCGcgggtgctgcagctgctggagcggcggggggagcccaGCCGGCCCGACCTGGCGGGGTACACAGCGCTG cactACGCCAGCCGCAACGGGCACCTGGGGGTCTGCCGGCTGCTGCTGCAGCGGGGCGCCCGCTGCGACGCCCGCACGCCCGGCGGTGCCACCCCCCTGCACCGCGCCAGCTACTGCGGCCACCTCGCCATCGCCCGGCTGCTGTTGGCCCACGGCGCCGATCCGGCCACCGCCGACGAGGACGGCCGCACCAGCCTGCACAAG GCGGCTGAGCGAGGGCACCGGGAGCTCTGTGCCCTGCTGCTGCGGCACAGCCCGGCGCTGGCCGGCATCCGCGACGCCAAGGGCCGGCGGCCGCATGATGTGGCCGACCCTGCGGTGCGGGACCTGCTGGACACCTGA